Proteins encoded within one genomic window of Companilactobacillus sp.:
- a CDS encoding LysE/ArgO family amino acid transporter yields the protein MNFLLQGLTMGLAYVAPIGLQNLFVINSSLEHTKRRAFLTALIVILFDIALSLSCFFGIGALMHKFQWLQMGMLFFGSLIVMYIGVGLLRAKPDDTETKSEVPTTLWKTITTAFVVTWCNPQAIMDGTMMLAAFNVSNPASGATPFISGVAMASVIWFSTLTLIISSFKNLFNEKTLRWINVVCGIVIMLYGIKLLITFLTKIM from the coding sequence ATGAATTTTCTTTTACAAGGATTAACTATGGGATTAGCATACGTTGCGCCCATCGGATTACAAAATTTATTCGTCATCAATTCATCACTGGAGCACACAAAAAGACGGGCATTTCTGACCGCCTTAATCGTAATACTTTTTGACATCGCATTATCACTAAGCTGTTTCTTTGGAATCGGTGCCTTGATGCACAAGTTCCAGTGGCTACAAATGGGCATGCTATTCTTCGGAAGCCTGATCGTCATGTACATCGGAGTCGGACTACTAAGGGCAAAGCCTGACGACACCGAAACTAAATCAGAAGTCCCAACCACACTTTGGAAAACCATCACCACAGCCTTCGTCGTAACTTGGTGCAACCCTCAAGCAATCATGGATGGAACTATGATGTTAGCAGCATTCAACGTCTCCAATCCAGCCAGTGGAGCCACTCCATTCATCTCAGGAGTAGCCATGGCATCAGTGATCTGGTTTAGTACACTAACATTGATTATTTCGTCGTTTAAGAACTTGTTTAATGAAAAAACCTTACGATGGATTAATGTTGTTTGTG
- a CDS encoding aminotransferase-like domain-containing protein, with translation MNIQIDWKPDKSSQIPVYKQIVEYISQKIGQGEWPIGTRLPSQRAMAEQFEVNRSTITSAIEELTSYSIIAGKHGAGTQVISNTWSLMLPVTQDWNRFISNGFFEANNRVVQTINNMEFAPDILRLGTGELDHHLFDKKQWKKVLQSVGSKIDSLGYLEPLGLLELRQALSKHLQRQGMDVSPNQILITSGALQALQLISSSLLQQGTTVFTEEQSYLKSLQMFQSTGMYLSGVPMDDEGLQYWKIPVKKRENSILYTIPTNQNPTGITMSEKRRHDLLDFCDKNGLPVIEDGAYQELIYDQETPMPLQAIDDNGMVIYLGSASKTLAPGLRLGWLIAPEPIVQRLGDVKMQMDYGASSLSQWALTEFLNSGAYDENLASLKEELKSRRDNALRVLDEHFKDIATWKKPAGGFYIWLTFNDKINVEKLFKVAVKKHVLLNPGDIYGFKQNRSLRISFAYLNKTQFELAIGILSGIVRGKSWKK, from the coding sequence ATGAATATTCAAATTGATTGGAAGCCTGACAAATCAAGTCAGATACCGGTATACAAACAAATAGTCGAATATATTAGTCAAAAAATCGGTCAGGGAGAATGGCCGATTGGCACACGCTTGCCTTCACAACGGGCAATGGCTGAGCAGTTTGAGGTCAATCGCAGTACGATCACTTCAGCAATTGAGGAACTGACTTCATACAGCATTATTGCGGGAAAACACGGAGCTGGAACTCAGGTTATCAGCAATACTTGGTCGTTGATGTTGCCGGTGACGCAAGACTGGAATCGATTTATTTCAAACGGTTTTTTTGAAGCTAACAATCGGGTTGTTCAAACTATCAACAACATGGAATTTGCCCCAGACATTTTACGACTGGGAACGGGCGAACTGGACCACCATCTTTTTGATAAAAAGCAGTGGAAGAAAGTCCTACAATCAGTTGGTTCAAAAATTGATTCACTCGGATACCTTGAACCGTTAGGGTTATTGGAGTTGCGTCAAGCGTTGTCGAAACATCTTCAGAGACAAGGAATGGACGTTTCTCCTAACCAGATTTTGATCACTTCTGGTGCATTGCAAGCACTGCAACTGATTTCGTCAAGCTTGTTGCAACAGGGGACAACGGTGTTCACCGAGGAACAGAGTTATTTGAAATCCTTGCAGATGTTTCAGTCAACGGGAATGTATTTGTCAGGCGTACCAATGGATGACGAGGGATTGCAGTATTGGAAGATTCCAGTTAAAAAGCGTGAGAATAGCATTCTTTACACTATTCCAACGAATCAAAATCCTACTGGGATAACGATGTCCGAGAAAAGACGTCATGACTTGTTAGACTTCTGTGACAAGAATGGTCTGCCAGTCATTGAGGACGGTGCTTATCAAGAGTTGATCTATGATCAAGAGACACCCATGCCGCTACAGGCTATCGACGACAATGGCATGGTGATTTATTTAGGCAGTGCTTCAAAGACATTGGCTCCTGGCTTGCGTCTAGGTTGGTTGATTGCTCCAGAACCGATTGTCCAACGTTTGGGGGACGTTAAAATGCAAATGGATTATGGTGCTAGCTCATTGTCGCAGTGGGCACTGACCGAATTTTTAAATAGCGGTGCCTATGACGAAAATTTAGCTAGTTTAAAAGAAGAACTGAAGAGTCGTCGCGACAATGCATTACGTGTGTTAGATGAACATTTTAAGGATATTGCGACCTGGAAAAAGCCTGCAGGTGGATTCTACATTTGGCTGACCTTTAACGACAAGATCAACGTGGAAAAACTATTTAAAGTTGCTGTGAAAAAACATGTCTTGCTAAATCCCGGCGACATTTATGGCTTTAAACAGAATCGGTCATTACGGATCTCGTTTGCATATTTGAACAAAACGCAATTTGAATTGGCGATTGGCATCTTATCGGGGATAGTACGGGGGAAATCATGGAAAAAATAG
- a CDS encoding Crp/Fnr family transcriptional regulator: protein MEKIDVNKFHFKNFDISDLKQHLTTKTVPAKTTLLYQGDVAENVYIVEQGLLRLWNNDDGRDITFQFFFENQMVSSFESLYLNQPSNFSIESLEDTTVQVLSKKSFEEILDSHEDVRQFFTQTICKRFIDYTHYFLSRIKENPQDRYEELVETEPEILKRVPQYYIASYLGITPVSLSRIRNKAK from the coding sequence ATGGAAAAAATAGACGTGAATAAATTTCATTTTAAAAATTTTGATATCAGCGATTTAAAGCAACATTTGACGACAAAGACGGTGCCTGCTAAGACGACTTTGTTGTATCAAGGAGATGTTGCAGAAAATGTTTATATCGTTGAACAAGGCTTGCTACGACTTTGGAACAACGACGATGGTCGAGACATTACCTTTCAATTTTTCTTCGAGAATCAGATGGTGTCGTCATTTGAAAGCTTGTATTTGAACCAGCCAAGTAATTTTTCGATTGAAAGCTTAGAAGATACGACTGTTCAAGTTTTATCCAAGAAATCATTTGAAGAGATACTGGATTCGCATGAAGATGTCAGACAATTTTTTACCCAGACGATCTGTAAAAGATTTATCGATTATACGCATTATTTCCTGTCGCGGATCAAGGAGAATCCGCAGGACCGCTATGAAGAATTAGTCGAAACTGAACCAGAAATTTTAAAAAGAGTGCCGCAATATTATATTGCCTCATACCTTGGTATTACGCCGGTTTCGCTCAGTCGGATCAGAAACAAAGCTAAGTAA
- a CDS encoding NAD(P)H-dependent oxidoreductase — translation MNKLVVYCHPYEGSFCHAILQHLELGAKNAGKQLDVIDLYKDNFNPVMSGRDLLGFVKHQAVDDQAIEYADKLKKADHLILVFPIWWELMPAMMKGFIDKVIFPGQTYEYTKSGLGMISSLPNLKSTTVITTMNTPKLLYKFRYGNAVKKALINGTFKKGGFKHVKWRSFNMVKMVSDKKRSSWLNSVEDIVD, via the coding sequence ATGAATAAATTAGTAGTTTACTGTCATCCATATGAAGGCAGCTTTTGTCACGCAATTTTACAGCATCTAGAACTCGGAGCAAAGAACGCCGGCAAGCAATTGGACGTCATTGATCTATACAAGGACAACTTCAATCCAGTCATGTCCGGACGTGACCTATTAGGATTCGTTAAGCATCAAGCAGTCGATGACCAAGCCATCGAATACGCCGACAAATTAAAAAAAGCCGATCATCTGATACTGGTATTCCCAATCTGGTGGGAACTAATGCCAGCAATGATGAAAGGCTTTATCGATAAAGTTATTTTTCCAGGCCAAACTTATGAATATACCAAGTCCGGATTAGGGATGATCTCAAGTTTGCCAAATTTGAAGTCGACCACCGTGATCACAACCATGAATACACCGAAGCTGCTGTATAAGTTTAGATACGGAAATGCCGTTAAGAAGGCGTTGATCAACGGAACCTTCAAAAAAGGTGGATTCAAGCATGTTAAGTGGAGAAGCTTTAACATGGTGAAGATGGTGTCAGATAAGAAGAGGAGTAGTTGGTTGAATTCGGTGGAGGATATAGTTGATTGA